One Capsicum annuum cultivar UCD-10X-F1 chromosome 2, UCD10Xv1.1, whole genome shotgun sequence genomic window carries:
- the LOC107858741 gene encoding uncharacterized protein At5g19025, producing MFNSKNHSGCQQSRYALIDVMILIAVIGACGILLYPSVSLLVNNIAEFMRLISSELKEEIVEAPGVYICLGLSLLFAGIALCAVVVCTGRRCGKPGCRGLKKAAEFDIQLETEDCVKNSNSRSKDGVNKKGLFELPRDHHKELEAELKRMAPPNGRAVLIFRGRCGCSVGTMEVPGPKKTRKVKK from the coding sequence ATGTTTAATTCCAAGAATCATTCTGGTTGTCAGCAATCTCGTTATGCTTTGATTGATGTGATGATCTTGATTGCTGTGATTGGTGCTTGTGGGATTTTGCTGTATCCTTCTGTTAGTCTTTTAGTGAATAATATAGCTGAATTTATGAGATTAATCAGTTCTGAATTGAAAGAGGAAATAGTTGAAGCACCAGGGGTATACATCTGTTTAGGACTTAGTCTTTTATTTGCTGGAATAGCTCTTTGTGCAGTTGTTGTATGTACTGGCAGGAGATGTGGGAAACCGGGTTGTCGTGGGCTTAAGAAGGCTGCTGAATTTGATATACAATTAGAGACAGAAGATTGTGTTAAGAACTCAAATTCTAGATCAAAAGATGGAGTCAATAAGAAGGGACTATTTGAGTTACCTCGCGATCATCATAAAGAATTGGAAGCTGAGCTTAAAAGGATGGCACCACCTAATGGAAGAGCTGTTCTGATATTTCGAGGGAGATGTGGATGCTCTGTAGGAACAATGGAAGTGCCTGGACCGAAGAAGACTCGAAAGGTTAAGAAATAG